One Micavibrio aeruginosavorus ARL-13 genomic window carries:
- a CDS encoding MFS transporter — protein sequence MGELWTTLKSDRMLTLAIFVAALGYFVDVYDLVLFSVLRVASLKDLGLSGDSLTDSGALLLNMQLIGFLIGGLIWGVMGDRVGRKQVLFGSILLYSLANIANAFVTDIPQYALCRLLAGIGLAGEIGAGITLVSEMMPRHLRGYGTTIVATVGVMGGVAAGFTGHMLPWETAYIVGGVMGLALLLLRVSLSDSKMFKTVRDDDTIKRGDLKMLLTSASRMKRYIACILVGTPPWFVVAVLITFAPEIGAAMNVTGPLSVATALPLCYLGLTVGDGVSGILSQRLHSRKKVIGLFMGLGTILTIIFLNLNGISPTTYYAFCFAIGFSMGFWVLMLTSAAEQFGTNLRATVATSVPNFVRGTGALVISAFVMLKPDLGVVSAAMIVGLATYAIAAAALWGMRETCNVDLDFIEDSVPAKTA from the coding sequence ATGGGCGAATTATGGACCACGCTGAAAAGCGACCGCATGTTGACGCTGGCGATTTTTGTCGCGGCGCTCGGATATTTTGTCGATGTGTATGATCTGGTTCTGTTCAGCGTGTTGCGCGTCGCCAGCCTGAAGGACCTTGGCCTGTCCGGGGACTCCCTGACCGACAGCGGCGCGCTTCTGCTCAACATGCAATTGATCGGGTTTTTGATTGGCGGGTTGATCTGGGGTGTGATGGGTGACCGCGTCGGCCGGAAACAGGTTTTGTTCGGGTCCATCCTGCTTTATTCGCTGGCCAACATTGCCAATGCTTTTGTCACCGATATTCCGCAATATGCGCTGTGCCGCCTGCTGGCCGGGATTGGTTTGGCCGGGGAAATCGGCGCGGGCATTACGTTGGTCAGTGAAATGATGCCGCGTCATTTGCGCGGATACGGCACCACCATCGTCGCTACGGTCGGCGTGATGGGCGGCGTGGCCGCCGGGTTCACCGGACATATGTTGCCGTGGGAAACCGCCTATATCGTTGGTGGGGTGATGGGGCTGGCGCTGCTGCTGCTGCGCGTATCGTTGTCTGATTCCAAAATGTTCAAAACTGTCCGCGATGATGACACGATCAAGCGCGGGGATTTGAAAATGCTCCTCACCTCCGCCAGCCGGATGAAGCGTTATATCGCCTGTATTCTGGTTGGCACGCCACCATGGTTCGTGGTAGCGGTGTTGATTACGTTCGCCCCGGAAATTGGCGCGGCGATGAATGTAACCGGGCCGCTGTCTGTCGCAACCGCGTTGCCGCTGTGTTATCTGGGTTTAACCGTCGGCGATGGGGTCAGTGGGATTTTGAGCCAACGTCTGCACAGCCGGAAAAAAGTGATCGGTCTGTTCATGGGGCTGGGCACGATCCTGACCATCATCTTCCTGAATTTGAACGGCATCAGCCCGACCACCTACTACGCCTTCTGTTTCGCCATCGGGTTTTCGATGGGGTTCTGGGTGTTGATGCTGACCTCTGCCGCTGAACAATTCGGCACCAATCTGCGCGCCACCGTGGCGACATCGGTGCCCAATTTCGTGCGCGGCACAGGGGCGTTGGTCATCTCCGCGTTCGTCATGCTGAAACCCGATCTGGGCGTGGTCAGTGCGGCCATGATTGTGGGCCTCGCCACCTACGCCATCGCCGCCGCCGCATTGTGGGGCATGCGGGAGACCTGCAACGTCGATCTGGATTTTATCGAGGACAGCGTGCCCGCAAAAACGGCGTAA
- a CDS encoding glutathione S-transferase family protein, protein MSYTLYYKPGACSMAMHVILNELNVPFEAVKQDDLKAPDFLKLNPRGQVPLLLVDGESVKEGAAIITYLLDTHANDLMPTSGIARAKALEWLMWCNASLHPACTRMFWLNKQTLDEATKAQLVPLFLAGIQTLWDEADARLATTKYLAGDKVTAADILLSVIANWGLPVTLGANVKRVLKDVSSRPAYQKTLAAEQIEYKAAA, encoded by the coding sequence ATGTCCTATACACTTTACTACAAACCGGGTGCCTGCTCGATGGCGATGCACGTGATCCTGAACGAACTGAACGTCCCGTTTGAGGCCGTGAAGCAGGATGATTTGAAAGCACCCGATTTCCTGAAACTCAACCCGCGTGGTCAAGTTCCTTTGTTGCTCGTGGACGGTGAATCGGTGAAAGAAGGCGCAGCCATCATCACCTATCTGCTCGACACCCATGCCAATGACCTGATGCCAACATCCGGCATTGCCCGGGCCAAGGCGCTGGAATGGCTGATGTGGTGCAATGCCTCCCTGCACCCGGCGTGCACGCGGATGTTCTGGCTGAACAAACAAACGCTGGATGAGGCGACAAAGGCCCAGCTGGTCCCCTTGTTCCTTGCTGGTATCCAAACCCTGTGGGATGAGGCGGACGCCCGCCTGGCCACCACGAAATATCTGGCCGGTGATAAAGTCACCGCGGCCGACATTTTGTTGTCCGTCATTGCCAACTGGGGCCTGCCGGTCACGCTGGGCGCGAATGTGAAGCGCGTTTTGAAAGACGTGAGCAGCCGCCCGGCCTATCAAAAAACACTGGCCGCCGAACAGATTGAATACAAGGCCGCCGCATAA
- the rlmB gene encoding 23S rRNA (guanosine(2251)-2'-O)-methyltransferase RlmB: MAPRQNPPGRGPRAGKGPTDRSTGRSTGGRSGGRDGGRDGFKPRREGSFDKPRREGGFDRPRDDRPRSDRPYGDRPRREGGFDKPRREGGFDKPRREGGFDRPRSDRPYGDRPQREGGFDRPRREGGFDRPRSDRPYGDRPRREGGFDKPRREGGFDKPRREGGFDRPREDRPYGDRPRREGGFDRPRRESGFDKPRREGGFDHPQRDGGFDRKPRRDDRHEGRAPFKGRGEDVETTDTAVEQPKRDQMRLKAGGRPSHRPNLYGMHAVRAAWLNPNRNIHALYLSEAAMETFAPVLEEAAKAGLNRPEPLAVSKDDMDRLFPPGAVHQGIALACGQLEDVSVEDLIISGNAKERSVIVMLDQVTDPHNVGAILRSASAFGATGVVMQKMHAPELIGVLAKTACGAVDHLDVAYETNLSRTLEKLKEDGYVTIGMDERGEKTIAELDRPEKCVIVLGAEGPGMRRLVRENCDVLVRLPTHEPIASLNVSNAAAVALYAMLA; encoded by the coding sequence ATGGCACCCAGACAAAATCCCCCCGGTCGCGGCCCACGCGCAGGCAAAGGACCCACAGATCGATCCACAGGACGATCCACAGGCGGACGCTCTGGTGGCCGTGACGGTGGTCGCGATGGCTTCAAACCCCGCCGCGAAGGTAGTTTCGATAAGCCGCGCCGCGAGGGTGGATTTGACCGTCCCCGCGATGATCGCCCGCGTTCCGACCGCCCGTATGGTGATCGCCCCCGCCGCGAAGGCGGTTTTGACAAACCACGTCGTGAGGGTGGCTTTGACAAGCCCCGCCGTGAAGGTGGCTTCGACCGCCCGCGTTCCGACCGTCCTTACGGTGATCGCCCGCAACGCGAAGGTGGTTTTGACAGACCGCGCCGCGAGGGGGGATTTGATCGTCCGCGCTCTGATCGCCCGTATGGTGATCGCCCCCGTCGTGAAGGCGGCTTTGACAAGCCTCGTCGCGAAGGCGGCTTCGATAAACCACGTCGTGAAGGTGGCTTCGACCGTCCCCGTGAAGATCGTCCGTATGGTGATCGTCCGCGCCGTGAGGGTGGGTTTGATCGCCCCCGCCGCGAAAGCGGTTTTGATAAACCGCGTCGTGAAGGCGGATTCGACCACCCGCAACGCGATGGTGGTTTTGACCGCAAACCGCGCCGTGATGACCGCCATGAAGGCCGCGCCCCGTTCAAAGGCCGTGGTGAAGACGTAGAAACCACGGACACAGCCGTCGAACAGCCGAAGCGCGACCAAATGCGCCTGAAGGCTGGCGGGCGCCCGAGCCACCGCCCGAACCTGTACGGCATGCACGCCGTACGCGCCGCATGGTTGAACCCGAACCGCAACATCCACGCTTTGTATTTGAGCGAAGCCGCGATGGAAACATTCGCCCCGGTTCTGGAAGAAGCGGCGAAAGCCGGCCTGAACCGTCCGGAACCGCTGGCGGTTAGCAAGGACGACATGGATCGCCTGTTCCCGCCGGGTGCCGTGCACCAGGGTATTGCCTTGGCTTGCGGCCAATTGGAAGATGTATCGGTCGAAGACCTGATCATCAGCGGCAATGCAAAAGAGCGCAGTGTGATTGTCATGCTGGATCAAGTGACCGACCCGCATAACGTTGGCGCGATTTTGCGTTCGGCGTCGGCGTTCGGCGCAACCGGTGTCGTGATGCAGAAAATGCACGCGCCGGAATTGATCGGCGTTCTGGCCAAAACCGCATGCGGTGCCGTGGACCATTTGGACGTGGCCTATGAAACCAACCTGTCCCGGACGCTGGAAAAGCTGAAGGAAGACGGATACGTAACCATTGGCATGGACGAGCGTGGCGAAAAAACCATCGCCGAACTGGACCGTCCGGAGAAATGCGTCATCGTTCTGGGCGCCGAAGGCCCGGGCATGCGCCGTCTGGTGCGTGAAAATTGTGACGTGCTGGTCCGCCTGCCGACACACGAACCGATTGCCAGCCTGAACGTATCCAACGCGGCGGCTGTGGCCCTGTATGCCATGCTGGCCTAA